The Bacteroides ovatus genomic interval GACAGGAACTCGAACAGGTTCTTGAACATACGACTCGCTGCACCGGAGGCGGGCACGAACTTCACAACAGTCTTATCTGTGTTGGTATATGCATCCCAGGCGGCCAAATAAGCCTTCTGTTCTTCTGCATCGGGAGCTAATATTCCCTTTTCGATGGAGGCTGCCGCATCCAGCTTCAAAAAGGGGAAACCCGTCTGGAAGCATGCTAATTGTTCTACAATTTGCTCTTCCGTGATGCCTTTCTTGGCAAGCAACTCTTTGTCCTGTGTCGTTATCATAATATCTAATTTTATTAATTGATGCCCAAAAATACAAAATGTTATTTACTTCTTGCCGAATAACCGGGAAAAAAACTAATTTTACATCGAATTAACAAGATTGAATATGGACGACTTTTTTACATCAGAGGAAAAAAAGGAGCTTTTTTCACTCTACCGGCATTTGTTGCAATCTGCAGGAGATAGCATTTCCTGGAAGGATTGCCTAAAGTTAAAGAGACATCTTATCAAAGCGGCCCAGTGTAACGGTCTGCAACGCAATAACTTCGGGATGAATCCCGTCATCAGAGATTTACAAACGGCAGTGATCGTTGCCGAGGAAATCGGTATGAAAGGTTCGTGCCTGATCGGTATCATGTTGCACGAAATCGTGAAGGGGCATGTATTGTCTATCGACGAGGTGAACGCCGAATATGGGGATGACGTAGCAAGTATCATCAAGGGATTGGTGAAAACGAACGAGCTGTATGCGAAGAGTCCGGCTATCGAGTCGGAAAACTTCCGTAATCTGCTGCTTTCTTTTGCGGAGGATATGCGTGTAATCCTGATTATGATTGCGGATCGTGTGAATGTGATGCGCCAAATCAAGGACACGGGCAACGAGGAGGACCGGCTCAAAGTGGCGAACGAGGCTGCTTACCTGTATGCTCCGCTGGCACATAAGCTGGGATTGTACAAGCTGAAATCGGAACTGGAAGATTTGTCTCTCAAATATACGCAGAAGGAAACGTATTATTTTATCAAGGATAAGCTGAACGAGACGAAGGCGTCCCGCGACAAGTATATCGCTGCTTTTATCGAACCGATCCAGAGGAAGGTGTCGGAAGCGGGATTGAAGTTCGACATCAAGGGACGCACGAAGTCGATTCATTCGATATGGAACAAGATTCAGAAGCAAAAGACTCCTTTTGAGGGGATTTATGACTTGTTCGCCATCCGTATCATCCTCGATTCGGAACCGGACCCGGCTAAGGAGAAGCAGGAATGTTGGCAGGTTTATTCGATTGTTACGGATATGTACCAGCCGAACCCGAAACGTCTGCGCGACTGGCTCTCTATCCCTAAAAGTAATGGTTACGAGTCGTTGCACATCACTGTGATGGGCCCGGAAGGGAAATGGGTGGAAGTGCAGATACGTACCCGCCGCATGGACGAGATCGCGGAACGCGGATTGGCCGCTCATTGGAGATATAAAGGTATCAAGGGTGAAACGGGTCTGGACGAGTGGTTGACTTCTGTGCGGGAGGCGTTGGAGAATGCAGACAACGATTCACTGAAAGTGATGGATCAGTTTAAGATGGATCTCTACGAGGATGAAGTGTTTGTCTTCACGCCCAAGGGGGATTTGTTCAAGCTCGCCAAAGGGGCTACGGTATTGGATTTTGCTTTCCATATCCATAGTAAGTTGGGATGCAAGTGTATCGGCGCGAAAGTGAACGGCAAGAATGTGCAGCTCAAACAGAAACTGAACAGCGGCGACCAAGTGGAGATCATGACTTCAAACACCCAGACGCCGAAGCAGGACTGGCTGAACATCGTGACGACTTCCAAAGCGCGCACCAAGATAAGGCAGGCTCTCAAAGAGATGGTGGCACGCCAGCACGCTTTTGCCAAGGAGACGCTGGAACGGAAATTCAAGAATCGTAAGTTGGAATATGATGAAGCGACCATGATGCGCCTCATCAAGCGTTTGGGCTTCAAGAATGTGACGGAGTTTTATCAGCAGATTGCCGACGGTGGACTGGACGTTAACGAGATTCTGGATAAGTATGTGGAGCAACAGAAGCGGGACAGTGATACGCACGATGAAATTGTGTATCGCAGTGCCGAAGGGTATAACTTGCAGGCTGCGCAACAAGAGGAAACGACGTCTAAGGAAGATGTTCTGGTAATCGATCAGAATCTGAAAGGGTTGGAATTCAAGTTGGCTAAATGTTGTAATCCGATTTACGGGGATGATGTGTTTGGTTTCGTTACGGTAAGCGGTGGTATCAAGATACACCGGGCGGACTGTCCGAATGCCAATCAGATGCGCGAACGTTTCGGTTATCGTATTGTGAAGGCTCGTTGGGCGGGGAAATCGGTAGGTACACAATATCCTATCACGCTGCGGGTTGTAGGGCATGATGATATTGGTATCGTGACTAACATCACTTCTATTATATCCAAAGAGAATGGTATCACGCTGCGCTCAATCGGTATTGACTCGAACGACGGTTTGTTCTCCGGAACACTGACGGTCATGGTGGGTGATACGGGACGTTTGGAGGCTCTTATCAAGAAATTACGTACTATAAAGGGAGTAAAACAAGTTAGCCGGAATTAATTCCGGCTACTCTCCTATCTTACTTTCTTCTTTATATAATAAGGATAGGTAATCAATGCAAAGAAGAGTAAAGCAATGGATGCTACTATCTGTCCGGTATGTAGCATCTTATCTGTATCCAATTCCATGTAGCAGGCGGTAGCGATTCCCAGGGAAATGCCGATTTCGGTTGCCAGCAGATGGGTGGTGTTGGCTGTTCCGCGTTGGCAATGGTGGGATAGCTTTACGAACATCACCAGAAATTCCGGCAGGATAAAGCCTAAGCCCAGTCCTAAGAGTACGGAGGAAATGCCTATGGAGATGTCTGTATTCAGTAGGGAGATGGCTACGATTTCCAATCCGAGTCCTATAATGACCAGCCGCAGTGTTTTCTCTTTCAGGAAAAACAGACGTGCAAAGAACAGAGAAACGATGTATCCGAGGGCTGTTCCTACAAAGAACGGTACGGGGATTCCTGTGTTTCCGAGTACGAAATCGTTTAGGAAAGGGTGTACCATGGGAACCAGCAGTCCCGGAATGAAGGTTATCAGGATCAGATTGATGGCAGGAACCCATCCACGAAGCAATAGGAAGCGGTCGAAGGAATAGAGTTTGGTGACAATCGGCGCACGGAAAGGTACGTAGACTCCTGATAACATGAGGATTCCGACAGCTCCGGTTATGACAGATACAGTGAGCAGGGTTTGGAAGGATTGGCTTTGATAAAGCCATACTCCGAGGATAATGCCTGCGATCATTCCCATACGTGCCATCCAGGAGAAACTGACGTTTCCCGCACTGCGCAGTGTGGAGTTGGTGATGTCGATGGCCAATGTGATGCCGGCTGTTGTGCCTATGCCAAAGGCAAGCCCTTGCACGGTGCCCAACAGAATCAGTTCTGTGAGGTTGGTGACAAAGGCGTATCCGATGGTCGCCACTACCATCAGGACAGCAGCAAACATACAGACGTACTTACGCTTGTATGCATCTACCAGATAGGCATGGAAAGGACCGATGAGGAACATCCCCAAGGTGAAAAAGAGAAAGATTACTCCTGTCTGTGCAGCCGGCACTCCGAGACGGTCGGCCATCTCTACGGAAAGCACCGGAAATAACACATACAAGGATATAAACAACAGCAAATTAGCTACACATATCCGCATAAAATGAACTGTCCACAATTTAACTGCCATATACTATATTTAATATTGTTCCTTCTCGTTGGGGAAGTAGCAATTCTTCACGTCAGAAACGTAACGGCTGATGGCATCGGTCATCACCGTGTACAAGTCAGCATAACGACGCAAGAAACGCGGACGGAATCCGTTGTTCATGCCAAGCATGTCCTGAATCACCAATACTTGACCGTCTACGTGGCCACCGGCACCGATACCGATAATAGGTATGGTCAGTTCGGATGCTACGCGTTCGGCAAGGGTTGCGGGAATCTTTTCGAGTACAATGGCAAAACAGCCTGCTTCTTCTAATAGATGGGCGTCGCGAATCAGTTTTTCGGCTTCGGCGTCGTCTTTGGCACGCACGGTATAGGTGCCGTATTTATTGATGGATTGAGGCATGAGTCCCAGATGTCCCATTACCGGAATGCCAGCACATACGATGCGTCTCACCGTGTCTATGATTTCTTCACCACCTTCGAGCTTCAAAGCGTCAGCGTGGCTTTCTTTCATGATACGGATGGCAGAAGCAAGTCCTTCCATCTCGTTGCCCTGATAGGATCCGAAAGGCATATCAACCACTACCATCGCACGTTTCACGCCGCGTACCACGGATTTGGCATGATAGATCATTTGGTCGAGTGTGATAGGAAGTGTTGTCACATTACCTGCCATTACATTGGAAGCGGAGTCGCCTACCAGGATTACGTCCATTCCCGCACCGTCTACAATCTGTGCCATTGTGTAATCATAAGCAGTCAGCATAGATATTTTTTCACCTCTCTGTTTCATTTCAACCAGGCGATGAGTAGTCACCTTTCTTGAGTCATCTGATATATAACCAGCCATGTCTTTTTAAATTAAAAATTAATGATTAAAAATTAAAACGACGTCAAGCGCCTTCAAAAATCGCGGCAAAGTTATAACATTTAATTCATAACAGAGAAGGAAATGCAAAAAATCCTTTCAAACACCTCGCTTGGATAGCTGGGGAGGCGGTTGGAAGGATTCTGTGAGGTATAATAAAAGCTCCTTAACAATATAAGGAAGCGATTTATCAAGTGCAATAATGCGTTTCGGATTTATTCTTTCTCTTAACGATGCAGGATCAGGAGCTTGTCGTAGGTCATGCCGGTGAAGTCGTCTATTATATAATGTGCTTTGCCAGTGATGGCTTCACGTGTATTGGTGGTGGCAAGTCCGATCACTGTTGCCCCGGAAGTCATTCCGGCTTGCAGGCCGTGGAAAGAATCTTCAAAGACGTAGGTGTTTTCGGGGGTGGCTTCAAAGATTTCCATCCCGAGCAGGAAGCAGTCGGGAGCCGGTTTGGAACGGGCAAACATCTCTCCGGTCAGGATGCGGTCTACCATTCCTTTAAATTCGGGGTGGGCATTGTAGACGTTAGCCATCTTCTCTTCGTTGGAGCTGGTGACTACGGCTATCTTTGCACCGTTACGGCGAAGATCGGCTATAAAGGCTTCTACTCCGGGGATGTATTCGTAGGACATCTTTTGCTCGTAAACGTAGAGTTCGGCGCTTATTTCAAGCTGGGCTTCGGGTTGGTCCGAGAAATACTTTTCATAGATTTGCAATAATGTCTGTCCCTTAATACGGCGGCCGAAATCTTCTTCATTCAGATATTTCCGTCCCTGCTCGTCCCAGAAGACTGTGTACTGCGTTTCTGTATCCATAATGACACCATCAAAATCGAAGAGTGCCGCAATCGTTTTCGTTGTATTCATATATAAACTTTCTTTTTACCTAAACGTTAAACCTTGTGTATCCGTCGTTGCAAAGTTCCGAATAATCATCGAATCAGGCAAATAATTCGTACCTTTGCAAAGCTAAAAAAAACGTAACATACGTTTTTATCCAACAAAATCTACTAGCGCATGAGCAAGAACGACCCACATATCTTAGGCAAAGAAAGTATCGGCAAATTGCTGTTACAATATTCCATTCCTGCAATTATCGGAATGACGATTACTTCTATCTATAATATTATTGATAGTATCTTCATCGGACATGGTGTAGGCCCAATGGCGATTGCCGGACTAGCCATCAGCTTTCCGCTGATGAATCTGGTGGTGGCTTTCTGTACATTGGTATCGGCGGGCGGTTCTACGCTGGCGTCTATCCGTCTGGGGCAAAAGGACATGAAGGGGGCTACGGAAATCTTGTCACACACGTTGATGCTCTGTATCACTAATTCGTTCTTCTTTGGTATTTTGTCTTTCATCTTCCTGGATGATATATTGGTTTTCTTCGGGGCCAGTAGCGAGACGCTTCCTTATGCGCGGAGCTTTATGCAGGTGATCTTATTGGGTACTCCTATCACTTATACGATGATTGGGTTGAACAACGTGATGCGTGCTACCGGATACCCGAAAAAGGCGATGTTGACTTCGATGGTGACGGTGGTAGCGAACATTATCCTCGCTCCTATCTTTATTTTCCACTTTGAATGGGGAATGAGGGGAGCTGCTACGGCAACGGTGATTTCACAGTTGATCGGTATGGTGTGGGTGGTGAGCCATTTTGTCAAGAAAGACAGTACGGTGCATTTTGAGGGGAATATCTGGAAGATGAAACGGAGGATTGTGGAGAGTATCTTCGCCATCGGTATGTCTCCTTTCCTGATGAATGTGTGTGCGTGTGCCATTGTGATTATCATCAATAACAGTCTGCAAAATTACGGGGGCGATATGGCGATTGGTGCTTATGGGATTATTAACCGTTTGCTGACGCTTTATGTGATGATTGTGTTAGGTCTGACGATGGGTATGCAGCCTATTGTGGGGTATAACTTCGGAGCACAGAAGATAGACCGTGTGAAACAGACATTGCGACTGGGGATTATCTCCGGGGTCGTGATTACCAGTAGCGGGTTTATTATCTGCGAGTTCTTCCCTCATGCCGTATCGGCTCTTTTCACGGATAGCGATGAATTGATTGATTTGGCCGTAGACGGTATCCGGCTGGCTGTATTGATGTTCCCGTTTGTAGGGGCGCAGATTGTGATTGGTAACTTCTTCCAAAGTATCGGGAAGGCTAAAATAAGTATTTTCCTTTCGCTGACGCGACAGTTGCTTTATCTTTTGCCTTGCTTGCTGCTCTTTCCCAACTGGTGGGGATTGGAAGGTATCTGGATTAGTATGCCGGTATCGGATGCATTGGCGTTTATTACGGCGGTTGTCAGTCTGATGATTTACATTAAGAAAGTGTCTAAACAACATCCGGAAACGGTAGCGGAATAAAGCATTAACTGCTTTACTCCGCCTGTTGGTTTTTATTCTTTATTCTGCTTTGATGCTCTTTACGGGGTTTTCATTGGCAACGTGCCAGGCTTTCACTACCACGCAAGCCACGATAACCAATAGTACCAGCAGGGCTATTCCTATAAAAAGTAACAGATCCATATCAATTCGTTCGCTAAACTGTTCCAACCATATTTGGCCTGTAAAATAGGAAGCGGCAGTACCTATCAGCACAGAGATTACGGAGATATTCAGAATGTCGTATATCAATAGTTTCAGGATGCCGGAGGCCTCTGCCCCATTCACTTTGCGTATGGCTATTTCCTTGCTGCGGCGTTGAGTTTCTCCATTCACATAGCCAATCAATCCCGTGATGACAATAAGCAGGATGAAGCAGGACGAAATCCAGACTGCGTTACGGAAACGGTATACGCTCTTATAGCCTTCGCGAATCATGCTGTCTACTGAATTGAAGTTCAGGGCTACATTCGGGAATGTTTTTGCCACACATTCGTTCAAGCGTTTCAGGTTCTCGTCATAGGGTTCTTTTAGACGAACATTGATGGTGTGATTGGCCGATTCTTTATCGGCAATCAATACGATAGGAGACTGACTGGAATAGAAACTTCTATTACGAATATCATCAAACACTCCCACGATGGTACCTTCTACCCCACTCACTGATTTTCCTACGGCACCATCGGTCCATTTCATCAAACGAACGAGTTCTTTATTTACCAATAGATCGCCTTTTTTCTTGATGGTAGTGCCTTCTGTTATTCTGATTCCCATCACATTCGGATAATCATAGTCGCACATATTGAAATTAAGGGTGGCAATGCGTTTGCCGTCGTTACCAATCAATCCACGTGTCCAATATTCTCCCAGTACGCTGTGTGTGGATGCCGATACCCCGTCCACCATCGGTTGGCGGAGCAACTCGTCTTTTACATGTTCTACTGTTTCGCCGGACATCCAGGTTTCGGCTTCTACCAGTCCCGGAATCTTGATTCCCATATCTCCATTCATCAGGTGAGAATATTGTAACAGGGTAACCAGCAATAATCCGAGTACAAAGGAGGTACCCGTGAACTGGACAAATAGTAATGAACGTTTCCATCCTCTTTTTCCATCCGTATAGTGCCGGAATACCTGCGTGACGGGAATACGTGAGAACAGTTTTCCCGGTATGCCTCCTGCCAGGAGGAAAAGGACTACTACAGTGAGCAAGGGTATCCAAATGATGTCCCAGGCAAACAGTGAGGCAAGGCTGGTTCCCAACAGGTCTTCGATCAATTCGCCCATGTTGATTATCAACAGGAAGCTAAACAGGACGGATAGTAGAACCAATACTCCGGTTTCTGCCAGAAACATGCCAAAGATGTTTCCGGAACTGGCTCCACTGCATTTATGCACTCCTACGCTTTTTGCACGACGACTGATAGTGGCTATTGAAATCAACATATAATTCATGATGGCTACAAAAAACACTGAAAAGCCGAGGAAGCCGAATATCATCAAACGTTTCTGGGTATCGGCAGAATCCAGATGGCGTTTCGAAAGAGGAACAACGCTGTATTCCAACTTCCAGTCATCCCATTGCAAGGGGCTGTATTTTGCCATTACTTGTTGAATTTTGCTGTTCACCTTGTCTATATCCGACGCATGACGCAAGCGTGCAAAGGCATAAAAGATATCATTCCCATTCCAACCGTTACCACTCGCATAGCGACCATCGCGGTGGATGGTAATCACAAAGTCACGGGAGAGCATCGAATTTTCGGGTATGTCTTTATAGACGCCGCGAATTGTGAGCTCCAACTGCTTGTCGGCCGAAAGGGTTTTCCCAATAGGGTCTGCGCTACCGAATGTTTCACGGGCAAAATGTTCTGATACAAATATGCTATTCGAGATGATGAGATCTTTCGCGTTCCCTTTTAGTACGGGTATACCCATCGTTTCAAAGAAACAGGTGTCGACCATCATGTAATTTGCTTTTGACAGCAGTTTGTCTTCCTTATAAATATGATAAAACTGGGAAGGAAGTACACAGGTGGCTGATTCTATTTCTTCAGGCATATCCTGCGCCAAGGTAAAAGCTACCGGATCACAGACGGTATAGTCATAATTCATTCCGTCATCACCCTGCACTTCGCCGGTCGTCATATTCTGTGCCGCTATTCTCGCCATTATCAGATTCTCCGCTTCCGGGTAACATTTCTCATAGCTCATCTCAAAAGCTATTTGCGAGAAAAGCAAGATGCCAACTGTTAGTCCTAAAGAAAGGGAGAGCACTCTTACGATATTCAAAGTACGCTCATGCAGTAATGTACGTATGCTATAATAGATTTGTCTCATACTTGCTTCTGATCTGGTTTATGCTATCACACTGGCTACCAGGCTGCCGTCGAACAAATGAACTGTACGATGGGCAAAGGATGCGTCGTGTTGTGAGTGTGTCACCATGATGATGGTTGTTCCTTCTTTATTCAGTTCGGTCAACAGGTTCATCACTTCTGCCCCATTCTTTGAGTCGAGGTTACCGGTCGGCTCATCGGCGAGAATCAGTTTCGGGTTGGTCACTACGGCACGGGCAATGGCGACACGTTGTTGCTGACCACCGGAAAGTTGTTGCGGAAAGTGTTTGGCACGATGGCTGATGTTCATCCGTTTCAGAATGTCTTCTACCATGCGGCGGCGTTCGGATGCTTTAAAGCCCAGGTATGTCAGAGGAAGTTCTACATTCTCGTAAACATTCAGCTCGTCGATCAGGTTAAAGCTCTGGAATACGAATCCGAGTTTGCCCTTACGCACATGGGTACGTTCTTTCTCTTTCAATCCGCCCACTTCTTCACCCATCAAGCGGTAGGAACCTTCGGTGGGGTTATCGAGCAAACCCAGAATATTCAACAAAGTGGATTTACCACAACCGGAGGGGCCCATAATGGCTACAAACTCTCCCTCTTTTACTTCAAGGTTTACGTGATTCAAGGCAACTGTCTCTACTTCGGAAGTACGGAATACTTTACTGATGTTGTTTATTTCAATCATACTCTTTTTATTTATGTTTTTAATTATTCACTTTTAAGGCTATTCACCGGATTTTCATTGGCAATCCGCCACGATTTCCAAAGTACGCAGGCTACGATAACGAGAAGATTTACAATCGCTATCAGTACATACGCCGCCCAACTGACAGGCACGTGCTCGGCAAACATATCCATCCACATATCATTGACGTACCATGATGCCGCTACACCGATCACAACGGCTGCAACGGCTACATAGAGCACATCTTTCACCAACATTTCCAGAATGCCGGAGGCTTCGGCACCATTGACTTTACGTATGGCAATCTCTTTGGAACGGCGGCGGACTTCATCGGTTGTGTAGCCTATCAATCCCATCATCATCACAAAGAACATGGTAACCGCCGCCAGTATGGTAGCATTGCTGAAGACGCGGATGGAGTTATAACTCTCTTTTATCATCTGCTCCATCGAACGGAAATCGACCGTTTTATCGGGGAAAGCGTCTGCCGATACTTTATTCAGTTTCTGAAGATTCTCTGCAAAAGGTTCTTTCAGCCGGACATGAACACAGTTTCCGAAATTCTTGGTACTCATCAGGATGAAGGGTGCTTGCGGGTTGGTGAAATTACCGATCCGGAAGTCTTTAATCACTCCCACTACTTTACATACGTAGCCTGAATTATAGACAGTACGGTTCAATAGCTCTGTTCCCCAATGCATCCATTCGCCGTATGTTTCATTGATGGCTACTTCGTTTTCATTCCGTGGCATACGCCCCTCCTTCATCACCATACCCATCATCTTTGGATAGTCTTCCATCATTTCGCAAAAACGGGAGGAGAAAAGTGATTGTCCACTTTCATCCTGAATCATCGTTCCACTATAACTATAGACGGGATGGGAATCGGCACTGGACACGGACTCTACATAAGGCAGGCCACGGAAGAAAGTCAGGGCATAGTCCTGGTTTTCTTTATTGCCGAAATCAGTATTGGCTACGACAACGCGCTTCGGATTGTATCCCAGGTCTTTGTTCAAGACATAGTAGTATTGCAGCATCACCACATACATCAATCCGCAGATGAAAGCTACGCCGGCAAACTGCACGAATAATAGCGGGCGTTTCCATCCTTTTTTTCCTTCTGTGTAGCGGCGGAAGACTTGTGAAACGGGGATTCTGGCAAAGATGCGTCCGGGCAGTGCTCCTCCTATGAGGAACAGGATAGCTACCGTCAGCAGGGGTACCCAAAGACGGTCTAAAGAGAACAGGGCTCCGAGTTCAACGGCGGTTGTGTCTTCTATAAAGTCGCGGAAGTTCAGTAAGATTAATCCCATCAATAGCAAGGCGAAGAGAATAATGATAGCTGTTTCCAATAGGAACATTCCCAGGATTTTGCCGCTGCCTGCACCGCTACACTTATGTACGCCGATGGCTTTGGCACGGTATGAGAGTGAAGAGATGGAGATCAGTACGTAGTTCAAGGTAGCGATAAAAAGGATGATTATTCCCAAGATAGACATGATGTTCCGCATCCGCTTCACGTCCGGTTCTTCCCTGTATACATCACGGATCGGCTTTACAAAAGCGGTATAACCTACCACTTTCTGGTCTTCCGCAGGACGATATTTCTTTATCAGGTCATTCAACCGTGCATTCACCACGGATTTGTCTGCTCCGGGACGAAAACGGATAAATGCGATCCAGCTATCGCCTCCCCTCCAGGAGTAGTTTCCCCATCCACGGCTCCATACGGTAGGCAGAGAAATCACTGCATCCGGTCTGACGGTAGCATTTTCGGGTATGTCGGCGTACGTGCCTTTCACTGTCAGTTCTATTTCTTTATTATAGGAGATTACTTTGCCTATCGGGTTTTCTTGGTCGAACATCTTACGCGCCAACCGGTCACTAAGAAAGACAACATCTTTCTGCATCAGTTCTTTTTCCGGAACACCGCTCAAAACATCGATACCCATAGTTTGAAAGAATAGTGAATCGGCTGTCACTTTGTTAGCTTCAAAACGGACACTTCCATAATAAAGAG includes:
- a CDS encoding ABC transporter permease — encoded protein: MKQIYYVIRTLLRGHGSNVIKILSLALGLTMSILLFARVAFEQSFDKCFKDYDNLYQIFSVFSANGQTFEPQEMNCGPVAGAIQENFPKEVEAATSYCVWMSAPLYYGSVRFEANKVTADSLFFQTMGIDVLSGVPEKELMQKDVVFLSDRLARKMFDQENPIGKVISYNKEIELTVKGTYADIPENATVRPDAVISLPTVWSRGWGNYSWRGGDSWIAFIRFRPGADKSVVNARLNDLIKKYRPAEDQKVVGYTAFVKPIRDVYREEPDVKRMRNIMSILGIIILFIATLNYVLISISSLSYRAKAIGVHKCSGAGSGKILGMFLLETAIIILFALLLMGLILLNFRDFIEDTTAVELGALFSLDRLWVPLLTVAILFLIGGALPGRIFARIPVSQVFRRYTEGKKGWKRPLLFVQFAGVAFICGLMYVVMLQYYYVLNKDLGYNPKRVVVANTDFGNKENQDYALTFFRGLPYVESVSSADSHPVYSYSGTMIQDESGQSLFSSRFCEMMEDYPKMMGMVMKEGRMPRNENEVAINETYGEWMHWGTELLNRTVYNSGYVCKVVGVIKDFRIGNFTNPQAPFILMSTKNFGNCVHVRLKEPFAENLQKLNKVSADAFPDKTVDFRSMEQMIKESYNSIRVFSNATILAAVTMFFVMMMGLIGYTTDEVRRRSKEIAIRKVNGAEASGILEMLVKDVLYVAVAAVVIGVAASWYVNDMWMDMFAEHVPVSWAAYVLIAIVNLLVIVACVLWKSWRIANENPVNSLKSE